The following coding sequences lie in one Nitratireductor mangrovi genomic window:
- the rpmG gene encoding 50S ribosomal protein L33, with amino-acid sequence MAKAANIKIKLLSTADTGFFYVTSKNSRTKTEKMSFRKYDPVAKKHVEFKETKIK; translated from the coding sequence ATGGCCAAAGCCGCGAACATCAAGATCAAGCTGCTCTCGACCGCCGACACCGGCTTCTTCTACGTCACCAGCAAGAACAGCCGCACCAAGACGGAAAAGATGTCGTTCCGCAAGTACGACCCGGTGGCCAAGAAGCACGTCGAGTTCAAGGAAACCAAGATCAAGTAG
- a CDS encoding MFS transporter has translation MAGISTSEAGSTEEPVRWLALGAAIASISAVGIAIGLGIPLLSVILEARGFSATMIGLNTAVAGAASIAMAPLAIPLAVRLGVVRTMLFAIVAGAVSFVSFYFASSFWMWFPLRIVLHAAITTLFILSEFWISASAPPSKRGLALGIYATVLSLGFAFGPWLFSRLGSDGILPFAVGFAITLASAIPVLAAWKESPAIAGPTRRGSFAGYIFLVPTATAAVLVFGAVETGGFALFPVYGNRIGYSEADAALLLTMIGLGNVLLQIPIGMISDRVGDRRTLLALCALIGLAGMIVLPAIVTDWYLAAGVLFVWGGVVAGLYTIGLAHLGSRLTGHDLASANAAFVFCYGLGMLVGPQAIGIGMDLLGADGFAWTLAVFFAAYLVLVASRVVVRGPAP, from the coding sequence ATGGCGGGGATCTCGACCAGCGAAGCGGGATCGACCGAGGAACCGGTCCGCTGGCTGGCGCTCGGCGCGGCCATTGCCTCGATCAGCGCCGTCGGCATCGCCATCGGCCTCGGCATCCCGCTGCTGAGCGTGATCCTCGAGGCGCGCGGCTTCTCGGCCACGATGATCGGGCTCAACACGGCGGTCGCCGGCGCCGCTTCAATCGCCATGGCGCCGCTGGCCATTCCGCTCGCCGTCCGGCTCGGGGTGGTGCGCACCATGCTGTTCGCGATCGTCGCCGGCGCCGTCTCCTTCGTCAGCTTCTATTTCGCCAGCTCGTTCTGGATGTGGTTCCCGCTGCGCATCGTGCTCCACGCCGCGATCACGACGCTGTTCATCCTGTCCGAATTCTGGATCAGCGCGTCGGCGCCGCCGAGCAAGCGCGGCCTGGCGCTCGGCATCTACGCCACCGTTCTTTCGCTCGGCTTCGCCTTCGGGCCGTGGCTGTTCTCGCGCCTCGGCAGCGACGGCATCCTGCCATTCGCGGTCGGCTTCGCGATCACGCTCGCCTCCGCGATCCCCGTGCTGGCGGCCTGGAAGGAAAGCCCGGCGATCGCCGGGCCGACGCGCCGGGGCAGCTTCGCCGGCTACATCTTCCTGGTGCCGACGGCGACGGCGGCAGTGCTGGTCTTCGGCGCGGTTGAGACGGGCGGCTTCGCGCTGTTTCCGGTCTACGGCAACCGCATCGGCTACAGCGAGGCCGACGCAGCGCTGCTTCTCACCATGATCGGGCTCGGCAACGTGCTCCTGCAGATTCCGATCGGCATGATCAGCGACCGCGTCGGCGACCGCCGCACCCTGCTCGCGCTCTGCGCCTTGATCGGTCTTGCCGGCATGATCGTGCTGCCGGCGATCGTCACCGACTGGTATCTGGCCGCCGGGGTGCTCTTCGTCTGGGGCGGCGTCGTCGCCGGCCTCTACACGATCGGGCTTGCCCATCTCGGCTCGCGGCTGACCGGGCACGACCTTGCCTCGGCCAACGCCGCCTTCGTCTTCTGCTACGGTCTCGGCATGCTGGTCGGCCCGCAGGCGATCGGTATCGGCATGGACCTGCTTGGCGCTGACGGCTTTGCCTGGACGCTGGCGGTTTTCTTCGCCGCCTATCTCGTCCTTGTCGCCAGCCGCGTCGTCGTGCGCGGTCCGGCTCCGTAG
- a CDS encoding NUDIX hydrolase, with the protein MDGMSRAEVDRVESKDFALGGKPMRPRDAATLILLDRDRGQTRVLLGRRHRAHAFMPGKFVFPGGRTDPADSRIVTAAPLHPDEERRIAGDGARATPARARAIALSAIREAYEEAGLMIGRREAFATRNPGWEAFAEHGIQPTLDRLRFVARAITPPGRVRRFDTRFLSAWRSDVALELPDGGPTNELEELVWLPLPEALEAEIPAITRTVLGELQARLKDDPELSPGGEAPFYRMLHNRFVRVLV; encoded by the coding sequence ATGGACGGCATGAGCCGCGCCGAGGTCGACCGCGTCGAATCGAAGGATTTCGCGCTTGGCGGCAAGCCGATGCGGCCGCGCGACGCGGCAACGCTGATCCTGCTCGACCGCGACCGCGGCCAAACCCGCGTCCTGCTCGGGCGGCGCCACCGCGCCCATGCCTTCATGCCCGGCAAGTTCGTTTTTCCGGGCGGGCGCACCGACCCGGCCGACAGCCGCATCGTCACCGCCGCGCCGCTGCACCCCGACGAGGAGCGCCGGATCGCGGGCGACGGCGCCCGTGCCACGCCGGCGCGTGCCCGCGCCATCGCGCTGTCGGCAATCCGCGAGGCCTATGAGGAAGCCGGGCTGATGATCGGCCGCCGCGAGGCGTTTGCGACCCGCAATCCCGGCTGGGAGGCATTTGCCGAGCACGGCATCCAGCCGACGCTCGACCGGTTGCGTTTTGTCGCCCGCGCCATCACCCCGCCCGGCCGCGTGCGCCGCTTCGACACGCGCTTCCTGTCGGCATGGCGCAGCGACGTGGCGCTGGAACTGCCCGACGGCGGACCGACCAACGAACTCGAAGAACTCGTCTGGCTGCCGCTCCCGGAAGCGCTCGAAGCCGAAATCCCGGCGATCACGCGCACCGTGCTTGGCGAGTTGCAGGCGCGGCTGAAGGACGACCCGGAGCTTTCGCCGGGCGGCGAAGCGCCCTTCTACCGCATGCTCCACAACCGCTTCGTGCGCGTTCTGGTCTGA
- a CDS encoding DUF983 domain-containing protein, producing MTVESFGGDAASTRPVRPVWQAMKRGFFGRCPHCGEGRLFAGFVKTAEHCEACGEEFHHHRADDLPAYLVVVIVGHIVVGAFMGVEATTSLSTWQHLAIWVPITILSSLALLRPVKGSVVGLQWALFMHGFGGQSDAPETHPEL from the coding sequence ATGACGGTCGAGAGTTTTGGCGGCGACGCCGCATCCACGAGGCCGGTCCGCCCGGTCTGGCAGGCGATGAAGCGCGGCTTTTTCGGGCGCTGCCCGCATTGCGGAGAGGGGCGGCTGTTTGCCGGCTTCGTAAAGACGGCCGAACATTGCGAAGCCTGCGGGGAAGAATTTCACCATCACCGCGCCGACGATTTGCCGGCCTATCTCGTCGTGGTCATCGTCGGCCACATCGTGGTCGGCGCCTTCATGGGCGTCGAAGCCACGACCTCGCTGTCCACCTGGCAGCATCTCGCCATCTGGGTGCCGATCACCATCCTGTCGTCGCTGGCGCTGCTGCGCCCGGTCAAGGGCTCCGTGGTCGGTCTGCAATGGGCGCTCTTCATGCACGGCTTCGGCGGGCAGAGCGACGCGCCGGAGACCCATCCCGAACTATGA
- the rnr gene encoding ribonuclease R — protein MTKKPKRTDRNGGGERPTRDDVLRFIADNPDRATKRDIAKAFSLKGDDRIWLKQLLRDFEGEGLLARQGKRLRRPGALPPVAVLDVFGRDADGGLLARPSETDEEAEPVVIALGQARGGKAATAGVGDRVLARIFARDAADGPAYTARVMKVFDKRRDAILGVIARRQDGSFVAEPVERRQPEVTIPTEALNGAETGDLVELETRRPNRYGAPHGKVLNVIGSLTSEKAVSMIAIHAHDIPHIFPPEVLGEAEAARPATLSGREDWRELPLVTIDPADAKDHDDAVHGQPDEDPANPGGIIVTVAIADVAAYVRPGSALDREALKRGNSVYFPDRVVPMLPERISNDLCSLREAEDRPALAVRMVFAADGRKVRHSFHRIMMRSAARLSYPQAQAAIDGAPDDKTGPLLDEVLKPLWAAYEVLGRGRDSRKPLELDLPERKILLDAEGKVDRVVVPERLAAHRLIEEFMIQANVAAAETLEGKRQALVYRIHDAPSLAKQESLREFLKTIGMSLARGAQLRPAQFNTILGKVKGEDHEVLVNEVVLRSQSQAEYSPDNIGHFGLNLRRYAHFTSPIRRYADLIVHRALIGALGLGKDGLTPAEEERLDDTAALISAAERRAMAAERDTVDRLIAGHLATRRGESFDGRISGVTKAGLFVQLPAYGADGFIPVSSLGDDYYVYDESAHSLVGNKSSKGFRLGDRVEVRLVEVAPLAGALRFEMLSEPRPLAAPTRSFHKAKRMSRSRTGASRQRATGRARRR, from the coding sequence GTGACGAAGAAGCCGAAGAGGACGGACAGGAACGGCGGCGGCGAACGCCCCACCCGCGACGATGTGCTGCGCTTCATCGCCGACAATCCCGACCGCGCCACCAAACGCGACATCGCCAAGGCGTTTTCGCTCAAGGGCGACGACCGCATCTGGCTGAAGCAGCTTCTGCGCGACTTCGAGGGTGAGGGCCTGCTCGCCCGCCAGGGCAAGCGGCTGCGCCGGCCCGGCGCGCTGCCGCCGGTCGCCGTCCTCGACGTCTTCGGCCGCGATGCCGACGGCGGCCTGCTCGCCCGGCCTTCGGAGACCGACGAGGAGGCCGAGCCGGTGGTGATCGCGCTCGGCCAGGCGCGCGGCGGCAAGGCGGCCACTGCCGGCGTCGGCGACCGGGTGCTGGCGCGCATCTTCGCCCGCGATGCTGCCGACGGTCCCGCCTACACGGCGCGCGTCATGAAGGTGTTCGACAAGCGCCGCGACGCCATCCTCGGCGTCATCGCCAGGCGTCAGGACGGCAGCTTCGTCGCCGAGCCGGTCGAGCGGCGCCAGCCGGAAGTGACCATCCCGACGGAAGCACTCAATGGCGCCGAAACCGGCGACCTTGTCGAACTGGAGACGCGGCGCCCGAACCGCTACGGAGCGCCGCATGGCAAGGTGCTCAACGTCATCGGCTCGCTGACCAGCGAGAAGGCGGTCTCGATGATCGCCATCCACGCCCATGACATCCCGCACATCTTCCCGCCCGAGGTGCTGGGCGAGGCCGAGGCCGCCAGGCCGGCCACCCTATCGGGCCGCGAGGACTGGCGCGAGCTGCCGCTCGTCACCATCGACCCGGCCGATGCCAAGGACCACGACGATGCCGTCCACGGCCAGCCGGACGAGGACCCCGCCAATCCCGGCGGCATCATCGTCACCGTCGCCATCGCCGACGTCGCGGCCTATGTCCGACCGGGCTCGGCGCTCGATCGCGAGGCGCTGAAGCGCGGCAATTCGGTCTATTTCCCTGACCGCGTGGTGCCGATGCTGCCGGAACGCATCTCCAACGACCTTTGCTCGCTGCGCGAGGCGGAGGACCGCCCTGCCCTTGCCGTGCGCATGGTGTTCGCCGCCGACGGCCGCAAAGTCCGGCATTCCTTCCACCGGATCATGATGCGCTCCGCCGCAAGGCTCTCCTACCCGCAGGCGCAGGCCGCGATCGACGGCGCGCCGGACGACAAGACCGGGCCGCTGCTGGACGAGGTCCTGAAGCCGCTCTGGGCCGCGTATGAGGTGCTTGGGCGCGGTCGCGACAGCCGCAAGCCGCTGGAACTGGACCTGCCCGAGCGCAAGATCCTGCTCGACGCCGAGGGCAAGGTCGACCGCGTGGTGGTGCCCGAACGGCTCGCCGCTCACCGGCTGATCGAGGAATTCATGATCCAGGCCAATGTCGCGGCCGCCGAGACGCTGGAAGGCAAACGCCAGGCGCTGGTCTACCGCATCCACGACGCGCCGTCGCTTGCCAAGCAGGAATCGCTGCGCGAGTTCCTCAAGACGATCGGCATGTCGCTGGCGCGCGGCGCGCAACTGCGCCCGGCGCAGTTCAACACCATCCTCGGCAAGGTGAAGGGCGAGGACCACGAGGTGCTGGTCAACGAGGTTGTGCTGCGCTCGCAGAGCCAGGCCGAATATTCGCCCGACAATATCGGCCATTTCGGCCTCAACCTCAGGCGCTACGCGCATTTCACCTCGCCGATCCGTCGCTATGCCGACCTGATCGTCCACCGGGCGCTGATCGGCGCGCTGGGGCTCGGCAAGGACGGGCTGACGCCGGCCGAGGAAGAGCGTCTGGACGACACCGCCGCGCTGATCTCGGCCGCCGAGCGCCGGGCGATGGCGGCCGAGCGCGACACCGTCGACCGGCTGATCGCCGGGCATCTCGCCACCCGCCGCGGCGAGAGCTTCGACGGGCGCATATCGGGCGTCACCAAGGCGGGACTTTTTGTCCAATTGCCGGCTTACGGCGCCGATGGCTTCATACCGGTGTCATCTCTGGGTGACGATTACTACGTTTACGACGAATCGGCCCATTCGCTCGTCGGCAACAAGAGTTCGAAAGGCTTCAGGCTGGGCGACCGGGTCGAGGTCCGGCTGGTCGAGGTCGCGCCGCTGGCGGGCGCCCTGCGCTTCGAGATGCTGAGCGAGCCCAGGCCGCTGGCGGCGCCGACACGCTCTTTCCACAAGGCAAAGAGGATGTCACGGTCGCGGACGGGCGCATCGCGGCAGCGCGCGACGGGCCGCGCAAGGAGACGATGA
- the topA gene encoding type I DNA topoisomerase: MDVVIVESPAKAKTINKYLGRDYTVLASFGHVRDLPAKDGSVRPDEDFSMSWEVDGKSSKRLTDIARAVKDADGLVLATDPDREGEAISWHVLEVLRQKKALKDKPVRRVVFNAITKKAVLDAMAQPRDIDVPLVDAYLARRALDYLVGFTLSPVLWRKLPGARSAGRVQSVALRLVCDREAEIERFVREDYWLVAATLGTPRKESFEARLTAFEGRKLQKLDIKSQEEADAIKEMLDGAEFGAASVEAKPTKRNPVPPFTTSTLQQAASSRLGFSASRTMQVAQRLYEGVEIGGETAGLITYMRTDGVQIAPEAIDGARETIASAFGARYLPEKPRFYSTKAKNAQEAHEAIRPTDFSRTPDSVRQYLEADQARLYDLIWKRAISSQMVSAEIERTTVEIDARNGARSASLRAVGSVIKFDGFLAAYADRKDEDAEDEESRRLPEINSGERLAREAIDVTQHTTEPPPRYSEASLIKKMEELGIGRPSTYAATLKTLEDRGYVQIDKRRLVPEAKGRLVTTFLESFFDRYVEYDFTAALEEKLDQISDGKLAWKDVLRDFWREFSGAVDGIKELRVSEVLDALNEELAPLVFPAREDGGDPRLCPKCGAGQLSLKLGRYGAFIGCSNYPECGYTRQLGADNGNGEAVGETGDRELGTDPYTGEAIVLKSGRFGPYVQRGEGKEAKRSSLPKGWTPDSIDHERALALLSLPRNVGPHPETGKMISAGLGRYGPFLLHDGAYANLDSIEDVFSVGINRAVSLIAEKQAKGVRGRGGKPAALKELGDHPDGGAITVRDGRYGPYVNHGKVNATLPKGKDPMAVTMEEALALIAEKAGKSGGAKRGKSAKTGGKAPKTGKKSADKSGQAAGS, translated from the coding sequence ATGGACGTCGTCATCGTCGAGTCGCCAGCCAAGGCGAAAACCATCAACAAATATCTGGGCCGCGACTATACCGTCCTGGCGTCGTTCGGCCACGTGCGCGATCTGCCGGCCAAGGACGGTTCGGTACGCCCGGACGAGGATTTTTCGATGTCCTGGGAGGTCGACGGCAAGTCGTCGAAGCGCCTCACCGACATCGCCCGCGCCGTCAAGGACGCCGACGGGCTGGTCCTTGCCACCGACCCCGACCGCGAGGGCGAGGCGATCTCCTGGCATGTGCTGGAAGTGCTGCGCCAGAAGAAGGCGCTCAAGGACAAGCCGGTGCGCCGCGTGGTCTTCAACGCCATCACTAAGAAGGCCGTGCTCGACGCCATGGCCCAGCCGCGCGACATCGACGTGCCGCTGGTCGATGCCTATCTCGCCCGTCGGGCGCTCGATTATCTGGTCGGCTTCACCCTGTCGCCGGTGCTGTGGCGCAAGCTGCCGGGCGCCCGTTCGGCCGGCCGCGTGCAGTCGGTGGCGCTGCGGCTGGTCTGCGACCGCGAGGCCGAGATCGAGCGCTTCGTGCGCGAGGATTACTGGCTGGTCGCCGCCACGCTCGGCACGCCGCGCAAGGAAAGCTTCGAGGCACGGCTGACCGCTTTCGAGGGCCGCAAGCTCCAGAAGCTCGACATCAAGAGCCAGGAGGAGGCCGACGCGATCAAGGAGATGCTGGACGGGGCCGAGTTCGGCGCCGCCTCGGTCGAGGCGAAGCCGACAAAGCGCAATCCGGTGCCGCCCTTCACCACCTCGACCCTCCAGCAGGCTGCCTCCTCGCGGCTCGGTTTCTCCGCCTCGCGCACCATGCAGGTGGCGCAGCGGCTCTACGAGGGCGTCGAAATCGGCGGCGAGACCGCCGGCCTCATCACCTATATGCGCACCGACGGCGTTCAGATCGCGCCCGAGGCCATCGACGGCGCCCGCGAGACCATTGCCAGCGCCTTTGGCGCACGCTACCTCCCCGAAAAGCCCCGCTTCTATTCGACCAAGGCCAAGAACGCCCAGGAGGCGCACGAGGCGATCCGCCCGACCGATTTCTCGCGCACGCCCGACAGCGTGCGCCAATATCTGGAGGCCGACCAGGCCAGGCTCTACGACCTGATCTGGAAGCGCGCCATTTCCAGCCAGATGGTTTCGGCCGAAATCGAGCGCACGACGGTCGAGATCGACGCCCGCAATGGCGCCCGCTCGGCGTCGCTGCGCGCGGTCGGCTCGGTCATCAAGTTCGACGGCTTCCTGGCCGCCTATGCCGACCGCAAGGACGAGGACGCCGAGGACGAGGAAAGCCGGCGCCTGCCGGAGATCAATTCCGGGGAGCGGCTGGCACGCGAGGCGATCGACGTCACCCAGCACACCACAGAGCCGCCGCCGCGCTATTCGGAAGCCTCGCTGATCAAGAAGATGGAGGAGCTCGGCATCGGCCGTCCCTCCACCTATGCAGCGACGCTGAAGACGCTCGAGGATCGCGGCTACGTCCAGATCGACAAGCGCAGGCTGGTGCCGGAGGCCAAGGGCCGGCTGGTGACAACCTTCCTGGAAAGCTTCTTCGACCGCTATGTCGAATACGACTTCACCGCCGCGCTGGAGGAAAAGCTCGACCAGATCTCGGACGGCAAGCTTGCCTGGAAGGACGTGCTGCGCGATTTCTGGCGCGAATTCTCCGGCGCCGTCGACGGCATCAAGGAATTGCGCGTTTCGGAAGTGCTGGACGCGCTCAACGAGGAACTGGCGCCGCTGGTCTTTCCGGCGCGCGAGGATGGCGGCGACCCGCGCCTTTGCCCCAAATGCGGCGCCGGCCAGCTGTCGCTCAAGCTCGGCCGCTACGGCGCCTTTATCGGCTGCTCCAACTATCCCGAATGCGGCTACACCCGCCAGCTTGGCGCCGACAACGGCAATGGCGAGGCCGTCGGCGAGACCGGCGACCGCGAGCTCGGCACCGACCCTTATACCGGCGAGGCGATCGTCCTTAAGAGCGGCCGTTTCGGGCCCTATGTCCAGCGCGGCGAGGGCAAGGAGGCCAAGCGCTCCAGCCTGCCCAAGGGCTGGACGCCCGACTCCATCGACCATGAGCGCGCGCTGGCGCTGCTGTCGCTGCCGCGCAATGTCGGCCCGCATCCCGAGACCGGCAAGATGATCTCGGCCGGGCTCGGACGCTACGGCCCGTTCCTTCTGCATGACGGGGCCTACGCCAATCTCGACTCCATCGAGGATGTGTTTTCCGTCGGCATCAACCGCGCGGTGTCGCTGATCGCCGAAAAGCAGGCCAAGGGCGTCCGCGGCCGCGGTGGCAAGCCGGCAGCGCTCAAGGAACTCGGCGATCATCCCGACGGCGGCGCGATCACCGTGCGCGACGGCCGCTACGGTCCCTATGTCAATCACGGCAAGGTCAACGCGACCCTGCCCAAGGGCAAGGACCCGATGGCGGTGACGATGGAAGAGGCGCTGGCTCTGATCGCGGAGAAGGCCGGCAAGTCGGGCGGCGCGAAACGCGGCAAGTCGGCGAAGACCGGCGGAAAGGCCCCAAAAACCGGGAAAAAATCCGCCGATAAAAGCGGACAAGCGGCCGGTTCGTGA
- a CDS encoding DUF6481 family protein, whose product MRKTKEQDFVERRKDAMSAKLALLERFKNRPDENDPEVQARIAERKAIAEAREQRQKEKEARRQAKLAEEARLKAEREAAIESERRAREEEERREAARRQAEELARRADRLADDAARKAARDARYAARKARVRKIG is encoded by the coding sequence TTGAGGAAGACCAAGGAACAGGACTTCGTCGAAAGACGCAAGGATGCAATGTCGGCCAAGCTGGCGTTGCTTGAGCGGTTCAAGAACCGGCCGGACGAGAACGATCCCGAAGTGCAGGCGCGAATCGCCGAACGCAAGGCGATCGCCGAGGCGCGCGAACAGCGCCAGAAGGAAAAGGAAGCGCGCCGGCAGGCCAAGCTCGCCGAAGAGGCGCGGCTGAAGGCCGAGCGCGAGGCCGCGATCGAATCCGAACGCCGGGCGCGCGAGGAAGAGGAACGCCGCGAGGCTGCTCGCCGCCAGGCCGAAGAGCTCGCGCGGCGTGCCGACCGCCTGGCCGACGACGCGGCCCGCAAGGCTGCGCGTGACGCCCGCTATGCGGCCCGCAAGGCGCGGGTACGCAAGATCGGCTAA
- a CDS encoding Lrp/AsnC family transcriptional regulator, which yields MADQLDRIDRNIVAALSRQGRLSMAELAEKVGLSKTPVQARVRRLEADGYIRGYGAIVDRERMGEGHVAFVQVKLSDTRSAALDAFNRAVVAVPEIEQCHMIAASFDYLLKVRTRDIAAYRRVLGEKLSALPHVAQTSTFVAMETVKDR from the coding sequence ATGGCAGATCAATTAGATCGCATTGACCGCAACATCGTTGCCGCGCTGTCGCGGCAGGGCCGCCTGTCGATGGCCGAACTGGCCGAAAAGGTCGGTCTGTCCAAGACGCCGGTGCAGGCACGGGTCCGGCGGCTGGAGGCGGACGGCTACATCCGCGGCTATGGCGCCATTGTCGATAGGGAGCGCATGGGCGAAGGCCATGTCGCCTTCGTCCAGGTCAAGCTGTCGGACACGCGCTCGGCCGCGCTCGACGCGTTCAACCGCGCCGTCGTTGCCGTGCCCGAGATCGAGCAGTGCCACATGATCGCGGCGAGCTTCGACTATCTTTTGAAGGTGCGCACGAGGGACATCGCCGCCTACCGCCGTGTTCTCGGCGAAAAGCTGTCCGCGCTCCCCCATGTCGCGCAGACGTCGACCTTCGTGGCCATGGAGACGGTCAAGGACCGCTAG